In one Enterobacteriaceae endosymbiont of Donacia sparganii genomic region, the following are encoded:
- the rplC gene encoding 50S ribosomal protein L3, producing MIGLIGKKMGMTRIFTEDGISIPITVIQFETIRITQIKTILHDGYNAIQMTTGFKKTSRINKAEIGHFAKAKIKAGHILWEYHIKKYNQHKFYVGQKINIDIFKQIIKVDVTGISKGKGFSGTVKRWNFKTQDASHGNSLSHRVPGSIGQNQTPGKVFKGKKMAGQLGNKKITVQNLHIIKLDIIKNLLLIKGAVPGYTGSNVIVKPAIKNLI from the coding sequence ATGATTGGATTAATAGGGAAAAAAATGGGTATGACTAGAATCTTTACTGAAGATGGAATATCCATCCCAATAACTGTTATACAATTTGAAACTATTCGTATTACTCAAATAAAAACTATTTTACATGATGGATATAATGCAATTCAAATGACTACTGGATTTAAAAAAACTAGTCGTATTAATAAAGCTGAAATAGGACATTTTGCAAAAGCAAAAATTAAAGCAGGACATATTTTATGGGAATATCATATTAAAAAATATAATCAACATAAATTTTATGTTGGTCAAAAAATAAATATTGATATTTTTAAACAAATAATTAAAGTAGATGTTACCGGAATATCAAAAGGAAAAGGTTTTTCAGGAACTGTTAAAAGATGGAATTTTAAAACTCAAGATGCTAGTCATGGAAATTCTTTATCACATAGAGTTCCTGGATCTATCGGACAAAATCAAACTCCTGGTAAAGTATTTAAAGGTAAAAAAATGGCTGGACAATTAGGTAATAAAAAAATTACTGTTCAAAATTTACATATTATAAAATTAGATATTATTAAAAATTTATTATTAATAAAAGGAGCTGTACCTGGATATACAGGAAGTAATGTAATTGTTAAACCAGCTATAAAAAATTTAATTTAA
- the rplD gene encoding 50S ribosomal protein L4 — translation MEIITEDTKDKVIISDIIFNRNYNKPLIHQLIESYRTIGRQGTKAQKTRGEVKGSGKKPWKQKGTGKARAGSVKSPIWRSGGVTFAAKNKIYNKKINKKMFRNALKSIFSKLIKEKRLILVKKFFINKPKTKILVEKLKKYLSKKIMIITTLIDQNLFLASRNLYNIKIKNSININPIYLINANKVIITVSAIKHIEEILT, via the coding sequence ATGGAAATTATAACAGAAGATACAAAAGATAAGGTTATAATTTCAGATATTATTTTTAATAGGAATTATAACAAACCATTAATACATCAATTAATAGAATCTTATAGAACAATTGGAAGACAAGGAACTAAAGCACAAAAAACAAGAGGGGAAGTAAAAGGATCTGGTAAAAAACCATGGAAACAAAAAGGAACAGGAAAAGCTAGAGCAGGATCTGTTAAAAGCCCAATTTGGCGTTCTGGGGGTGTAACTTTTGCCGCTAAAAATAAAATATATAATAAAAAAATTAATAAAAAAATGTTCCGTAATGCATTGAAAAGTATTTTTTCAAAATTAATTAAAGAAAAAAGATTAATTTTAGTAAAAAAATTCTTTATCAATAAACCCAAGACTAAAATATTAGTAGAAAAATTAAAAAAATATTTATCAAAAAAAATAATGATTATTACAACATTAATTGATCAAAACTTATTTCTAGCTTCTAGAAATTTATATAATATAAAAATTAAAAACTCAATTAATATAAATCCTATTTATTTGATAAATGCTAATAAAGTTATTATAACTGTTAGTGCTATTAAACACATAGAAGAGATATTAACATGA
- the rplB gene encoding 50S ribosomal protein L2: MIIKKYKPTSPGRRHMIRIINDSLYKGKPFYSKVEKKKKSGGRNNNGRITTRHIGGGHKKLYRIIDFKRNKDNIPAVVERIEYDPNRSANIALIKYKDGVKKYILSPKNLKIGDIIESGININIKIGNTLPMNNIPIGTILHNVEMKPGKGGQIARAAGTYVQLIAKEKLYITLRLKSGEIRKIKSNCRATLGEIGNNEHMLKSFGKAGAKRWKGIRPTVRGTAMNPIDHPHGGGEGKNFGKHPVTPWGVQTKGKKTRKNKRTDKYIIKHRNK, encoded by the coding sequence ATGATAATTAAAAAATATAAACCTACGTCTCCCGGAAGACGTCATATGATTAGAATCATTAATGATTCTTTATATAAAGGTAAGCCATTTTATTCTAAAGTAGAAAAAAAAAAAAAATCGGGAGGAAGAAATAATAATGGTCGTATTACAACTCGTCATATTGGAGGAGGCCATAAAAAATTATATCGTATTATAGATTTTAAAAGAAATAAAGATAATATCCCTGCTGTAGTAGAACGTATTGAATACGATCCTAATCGTTCTGCTAATATTGCATTAATTAAATATAAAGATGGAGTAAAAAAATATATTTTATCTCCTAAAAATCTTAAGATTGGTGATATTATAGAATCTGGAATAAATATAAATATTAAAATTGGTAATACATTACCTATGAATAATATTCCAATTGGAACTATTTTACATAATGTAGAAATGAAACCAGGTAAAGGTGGGCAAATAGCTAGAGCAGCTGGTACATATGTTCAATTAATTGCAAAAGAAAAATTATATATAACTTTACGATTAAAGTCAGGAGAAATTCGTAAAATTAAATCTAATTGTAGAGCTACATTAGGAGAAATTGGTAATAATGAACATATGCTAAAATCTTTTGGGAAAGCAGGTGCAAAACGTTGGAAAGGAATTAGACCTACAGTAAGAGGTACCGCTATGAATCCTATAGATCATCCTCATGGTGGAGGAGAAGGAAAAAATTTTGGTAAACATCCTGTAACTCCATGGGGAGTACAAACTAAAGGTAAAAAAACAAGAAAAAATAAAAGAACAGATAAATATATTATCAAACATCGTAATAAATAA
- a CDS encoding oxidative damage protection protein produces MSKKIFCVYFQKKMKKLNYKVYPGIIGDIIDNHISENAWTKWLIYQTKLINEKKLNMIEEKNIFYLEKKMINFLFLNKKN; encoded by the coding sequence ATGTCAAAAAAAATTTTTTGTGTTTATTTTCAAAAAAAAATGAAAAAATTAAATTATAAAGTATATCCAGGTATTATAGGAGATATTATTGATAATCATATATCTGAAAATGCATGGACGAAGTGGTTAATATATCAAACTAAATTAATTAATGAAAAAAAATTAAATATGATAGAAGAAAAAAATATTTTTTATTTAGAAAAAAAAATGATTAATTTTTTATTTTTAAATAAAAAAAATTAA
- the rpsS gene encoding 30S ribosomal protein S19, with the protein MPRSLKKGPFIDKHLLKKVEKAIKNKDKKPLRTWSRRSTIFPNMIGLTINVHNGRQHIPIYISDEMVGHKLGEFSPTRTYRGHTADKKIKKTLKK; encoded by the coding sequence ATGCCTCGTTCCTTAAAAAAAGGTCCTTTTATTGATAAACATTTATTAAAAAAAGTCGAAAAAGCAATAAAAAATAAAGATAAAAAACCATTACGTACTTGGTCTAGACGTTCTACTATTTTTCCAAACATGATCGGATTAACTATTAATGTTCATAATGGTAGACAACATATACCAATATATATCTCTGATGAGATGGTTGGTCATAAATTAGGAGAATTTTCTCCAACCCGTACATATAGGGGGCATACAGCTGATAAAAAAATTAAAAAAACTTTAAAAAAATAA
- the rpsJ gene encoding 30S ribosomal protein S10 encodes MQNQRIRIRLKAFDHRLIDQSTAEIVETAKRTGAQVRGPIPLPTRKEKFTILTSPHVDKDARDQYEIRTHKRLVDIIEPTEKTVDALMRLDLAAGVDVQISLG; translated from the coding sequence ATGCAGAACCAAAGAATCCGTATTCGTCTAAAAGCTTTTGATCATCGTTTAATTGATCAATCAACAGCGGAAATAGTTGAAACTGCTAAACGTACTGGTGCTCAAGTTCGTGGCCCTATACCTTTGCCTACTCGCAAAGAAAAGTTTACAATATTAACTTCTCCTCATGTAGATAAAGATGCTAGAGATCAATATGAAATTCGTACTCATAAACGTTTAGTTGATATTATAGAGCCTACAGAAAAAACTGTAGATGCATTAATGAGATTAGATTTAGCAGCTGGAGTTGATGTACAAATTAGCTTAGGTTAA
- the trmB gene encoding tRNA (guanosine(46)-N7)-methyltransferase TrmB: MNNIKSFCCRYRKIKKSQKIIFNNFFNLYNINYQHKILNFENIFYNKLPIIIDIGFGIGNNIIDCVIKNMQYNFIGIEVYLPGIINCLKKIIVNKIKNLKLIYHDAYFVIKNMIPNCSIKLIQLYFPDPWPKLKHKKRRLLKKDFLKIIFLKLINKGLLYIITDSKDYKNNILSDIKDISNNNFFFIKSNQYNNSYSNFDSYLFNTKFFNKVKMQKKNIYHIEYQKIILNENF, from the coding sequence ATGAATAATATAAAAAGTTTTTGTTGTCGTTATAGAAAAATTAAGAAATCTCAAAAGATAATTTTTAATAATTTTTTTAATCTTTATAATATTAATTATCAACATAAAATTTTAAATTTTGAAAATATATTTTATAATAAATTACCAATTATAATTGATATTGGTTTTGGAATAGGTAATAATATTATTGATTGTGTTATAAAAAACATGCAATATAATTTTATTGGAATAGAAGTATATTTACCAGGAATTATAAATTGTCTTAAAAAAATTATAGTAAATAAAATTAAAAATTTAAAATTAATTTATCATGATGCTTATTTTGTAATAAAAAATATGATACCTAATTGTTCAATTAAATTAATTCAATTATATTTTCCTGATCCATGGCCTAAATTAAAACATAAAAAAAGAAGATTATTAAAAAAAGATTTTTTAAAAATTATTTTTTTAAAATTAATAAATAAGGGATTATTATATATAATAACTGATTCTAAAGATTATAAAAATAATATTTTATCTGATATAAAAGATATTAGTAATAATAATTTTTTTTTTATAAAATCTAATCAATATAATAATTCATATTCAAATTTTGATTCATATTTATTTAATACTAAATTTTTTAATAAAGTAAAAATGCAAAAAAAAAATATATATCATATAGAATATCAAAAAATAATATTAAATGAAAATTTCTAA
- a CDS encoding YggT family protein, producing MITIICLCKHLIEIIILIFLIKLWMNFSIENDHYNFFIRFIFFFTKILFKYIKKIIPQINKNESLSLIMMVSLLIFLKYPILILIQKRNLFNYNIFFYIFISMLTLLKTLGYLLFWLINIYLILNILNIKNNNFYNILKIFVNQIFNIIKKFFPNIYNINIFLFITNIILYFLNNLLMDLFPHFWFLI from the coding sequence ATGATAACAATAATATGTTTATGTAAACATCTAATAGAAATTATCATATTAATTTTTTTAATAAAATTATGGATGAATTTTTCTATTGAAAATGATCATTATAATTTTTTTATAAGATTTATATTTTTTTTTACAAAAATATTATTTAAATATATTAAAAAAATTATTCCCCAGATAAATAAAAATGAATCTTTATCATTAATAATGATGGTATCATTATTAATTTTTTTAAAATATCCGATATTAATTTTAATACAAAAAAGAAATTTATTTAATTATAATATTTTTTTTTATATATTTATAAGTATGTTAACTTTATTAAAAACTTTAGGATATTTATTATTTTGGTTAATAAATATATATTTAATATTGAATATATTAAATATTAAAAATAATAATTTTTATAATATTTTAAAAATATTTGTAAATCAAATTTTTAATATTATAAAAAAATTTTTTCCAAATATTTACAATATTAACATATTTTTATTTATTACTAATATAATTTTATATTTTCTAAATAATTTATTAATGGATTTATTTCCCCATTTTTGGTTTTTGATATAA
- a CDS encoding TatD family hydrolase translates to MFDISVNLTNKQFKNDIDNIINRAIKNGINGMLIIGSYIEDSFNAYKITKKYKNYCWSTVGIHPHYAYLWHNNIISKIEKLIKYKTVVAIGECGLDFYRNYSSIKEQLLSLNAQLELASNYSMPIYLHCRNAFEIFFKVLKLWINKIPKIIIHCFSGNKYELEKCLDMNISIELTELFFNNKYRIGSINDIKLIPKKQLLIGTDSPFLLLKKIYNKIYKKFKGRNEPSLLPNLLKKISSLRNEKYLTLNVQTEKNSLNILNLNKNN, encoded by the coding sequence ATGTTTGATATTAGTGTTAATTTAACAAATAAACAATTTAAGAACGATATAGATAATATTATTAATAGAGCCATTAAAAATGGAATAAATGGTATGTTAATTATAGGATCTTATATAGAAGATAGTTTTAATGCTTATAAAATTACTAAAAAATATAAAAATTATTGTTGGTCCACAGTAGGTATACATCCACATTATGCTTATTTATGGCATAATAATATTATTAGTAAAATTGAAAAATTAATAAAATACAAAACAGTTGTAGCAATAGGAGAATGTGGATTAGATTTCTATAGAAATTATTCATCTATAAAAGAGCAATTATTATCTTTAAATGCACAATTAGAATTAGCATCAAATTATTCTATGCCAATATATTTACATTGTCGTAATGCTTTTGAAATTTTTTTTAAAGTATTAAAATTGTGGATAAATAAAATTCCTAAAATTATAATACATTGTTTTTCTGGAAATAAATATGAATTAGAGAAATGTTTAGATATGAATATATCAATAGAATTAACTGAATTATTTTTTAATAACAAATATAGAATAGGTTCAATAAATGATATTAAATTAATTCCCAAAAAACAATTATTAATTGGAACTGATTCACCTTTTTTATTACTTAAAAAAATATATAATAAAATATATAAAAAATTTAAAGGTAGAAATGAACCTTCATTATTGCCTAATCTTTTAAAAAAGATTTCATCATTAAGAAATGAAAAATATTTAACATTAAATGTTCAAACAGAAAAAAATTCATTAAATATTTTAAATTTAAATAAAAATAATTGA
- the hemW gene encoding radical SAM family heme chaperone HemW yields the protein MINFNKIYSLYIHIPWCLKKCPYCDFYSTIFIKKDEQIQKQYINSLLLDFKKTLSFIKEKIYIKSIFFGGGTPSLLNDKLISFFLNKIKNITYVLKSVEITIEINPSSISEKKIINYINSGISRFSIGVQSFNNKSLKILGRLHNSKDAINAINILIKRKISNFNLDIIYGIPGQSLKNSYDDLCKAISFKPNHISWYQLTIEKNTIFEKFKPKNLLNNNLLWKIFLQGKKIFSQNKYLQYEISSFVKNKKDICQHNLNYWYFGNYLGIGCNSHSKITLSNNRIIRIIKNKNIKQYIDGNFFNSIKIISHKDIIFEFFLNRFRLYEKIYKKEFVRLTGIKIINIIPLINKALKLGYLTENNDFWFITNKGHLYLNNLLEIFI from the coding sequence ATGATTAATTTTAATAAAATTTATAGTTTATATATTCATATTCCTTGGTGTTTAAAAAAATGTCCTTATTGTGATTTTTATTCTACTATTTTTATAAAAAAAGATGAACAAATACAAAAACAATATATAAATAGCTTATTATTAGATTTTAAAAAAACTTTATCTTTTATAAAAGAAAAAATTTATATTAAAAGTATTTTTTTTGGTGGAGGTACTCCAAGTTTATTAAATGATAAATTAATTTCATTTTTTTTAAATAAAATAAAAAATATAACATATGTATTAAAATCTGTTGAAATTACTATTGAAATAAATCCATCTTCTATTTCTGAAAAAAAAATTATAAATTATATAAATAGTGGTATTAGTCGTTTTTCAATTGGAGTACAGAGTTTTAATAATAAAAGTTTAAAAATTTTAGGAAGATTACATAATTCTAAAGATGCTATTAATGCTATTAATATATTAATTAAAAGAAAAATATCCAATTTTAATTTAGATATAATTTATGGTATACCAGGACAATCATTAAAAAATTCTTATGATGATTTATGTAAAGCAATTTCATTTAAACCTAATCATATATCATGGTATCAATTAACTATTGAAAAAAATACGATTTTTGAAAAATTTAAACCTAAAAATTTACTAAATAATAATTTATTATGGAAAATATTTTTACAAGGTAAAAAAATATTCTCTCAAAATAAATATTTACAATATGAAATTTCTTCTTTTGTAAAAAATAAAAAAGATATTTGTCAACATAATTTAAATTATTGGTATTTTGGTAACTATTTAGGTATTGGATGTAATTCTCATAGTAAAATTACATTATCAAATAATAGAATTATTAGAATTATTAAAAATAAAAATATTAAACAATATATAGACGGTAATTTTTTTAATTCTATAAAAATAATTTCACATAAAGATATAATATTTGAATTTTTTTTAAATCGTTTTAGATTATATGAAAAAATTTATAAAAAAGAATTTGTAAGATTAACAGGAATAAAAATAATAAATATTATACCTTTAATTAATAAAGCATTAAAATTAGGTTATTTAACTGAAAATAATGATTTTTGGTTTATAACAAATAAAGGACATTTATATTTAAATAATTTATTAGAAATTTTCATTTAA
- the rplW gene encoding 50S ribosomal protein L23, with the protein MILKEYDFKIIQGPYISEKSSFVAEKTNTLIIKVLKKATKIDIKRAIKKIFNVKIKNINTLIVKGKKKKNKKYTYQRINWKKAYIILEKDQKINFNINKNL; encoded by the coding sequence ATGATTTTAAAAGAATATGATTTTAAAATTATACAAGGACCTTATATTTCTGAAAAATCTTCTTTTGTTGCAGAAAAAACTAATACTTTAATTATAAAAGTTTTAAAAAAAGCAACTAAAATAGATATTAAAAGAGCAATAAAAAAAATTTTTAATGTAAAAATTAAAAATATTAATACTTTAATTGTAAAAGGCAAAAAAAAAAAAAATAAGAAATATACTTATCAACGTATTAATTGGAAAAAAGCATATATTATTTTAGAAAAAGATCAAAAAATCAATTTTAATATAAATAAAAATTTATAA
- the ruvX gene encoding Holliday junction resolvase RuvX, which yields MYKKYDNITLLAFDYGTKNIGVAVGQSLIRIAHSLKVIKNKKSGDINWFAFNNLINLWEPKKIIIGLPLQMDGSKQYITTLTKKFAYHIKKKFDIEIEFHDERLSTVEAKYILFSKGGWKKLQKSDINSLSACIILQSWFEHKK from the coding sequence ATGTACAAAAAATATGATAATATAACATTATTAGCTTTTGATTATGGAACTAAAAATATAGGAGTTGCTGTAGGACAAAGTCTTATACGTATAGCTCATTCATTAAAAGTTATTAAAAATAAAAAATCTGGAGATATTAACTGGTTCGCATTTAATAATTTAATTAATTTATGGGAACCTAAAAAAATTATAATTGGATTACCACTACAAATGGATGGGAGTAAACAGTATATTACAACTTTAACTAAAAAATTTGCTTATCATATAAAAAAAAAATTTGATATAGAAATAGAATTTCATGATGAAAGATTAAGTACTGTTGAAGCTAAATATATTTTATTTTCTAAAGGAGGATGGAAAAAATTACAAAAAAGTGATATTAATTCTTTATCAGCATGTATTATTTTACAAAGTTGGTTTGAACATAAAAAATAA
- the asnS gene encoding asparagine--tRNA ligase, giving the protein MCLIASISQLITGKIKINSKVSIGGWVRNRRHSKLGISFINLYDGSCIYDIQIIAINHKLKNYKNEILSITSGCSLKVIGILKYSPKNLQNYELYALKIKILGWVDNPGKYPISPKKHSLKYLREVSHLRPRTTIISCITRIKHSIALYIHNFLHKKNFFWINTPLITTLDTEGSGKMFRVSTLDFKNIKHQKDINIFKKDFFGKEAFLTVSGQLNLETYACSMSKVYTFGPTFRAENSNTKRHLAEFWMLEIEIAFANLAYIIDFTEKMLKNIFEYFLNFHENEISFLSQKVENNLFNKINKVLLNKFNIIEYNEAINILKNCKEKFILPITWGEDFSIEHEKYLTNKYFNSPVIIFNYPKNIKAFYMYLNNDKKTVASMDLLLPDIGEIIGGSQRENRINILDKRFKEFKLNKNDYWWYRDLRKYGTVPHSGFGLGFERLILYITGLNNIKDVIPFSRTPYNAKF; this is encoded by the coding sequence ATGTGTTTAATTGCTAGTATATCTCAATTAATAACTGGAAAAATAAAAATTAATAGTAAAGTATCTATAGGAGGATGGGTACGTAATAGAAGACATTCTAAATTAGGTATTTCTTTTATTAATTTATATGATGGTTCATGCATATATGATATACAAATTATTGCTATTAATCATAAATTAAAAAATTATAAAAATGAAATTTTATCTATTACTAGTGGTTGTTCTTTAAAAGTTATAGGAATATTAAAATATTCACCTAAAAATTTACAAAATTATGAATTATATGCTTTAAAAATAAAAATTTTAGGTTGGGTAGATAATCCAGGAAAATATCCTATTTCTCCTAAAAAACATAGTTTAAAATATTTAAGAGAAGTATCTCATTTACGTCCTAGAACAACAATAATTAGCTGTATTACAAGAATTAAACATAGTATAGCATTATATATACATAATTTTTTACATAAAAAAAATTTTTTTTGGATAAATACTCCATTAATTACAACATTAGATACTGAAGGATCTGGTAAAATGTTTAGGGTATCTACCCTAGATTTTAAAAATATTAAACATCAAAAAGATATAAATATTTTTAAAAAAGATTTTTTTGGTAAAGAAGCATTTTTAACTGTTTCAGGACAATTAAATTTAGAAACATATGCTTGTTCTATGTCTAAAGTTTATACATTTGGTCCTACTTTTAGAGCAGAGAATTCAAATACTAAACGTCACTTAGCTGAATTTTGGATGTTAGAAATAGAAATAGCATTTGCTAATTTAGCATATATTATAGATTTTACAGAAAAAATGTTAAAAAATATTTTTGAATACTTCTTAAATTTTCATGAAAATGAAATTTCTTTTTTATCTCAAAAAGTAGAAAATAATTTATTTAATAAAATTAATAAGGTTTTATTAAATAAATTCAATATCATTGAATATAATGAAGCTATAAATATTTTAAAAAATTGTAAAGAAAAATTTATACTCCCTATTACATGGGGAGAAGATTTTTCTATAGAACATGAAAAATATCTAACAAATAAATATTTTAATAGTCCAGTAATAATATTTAATTATCCTAAAAATATTAAAGCATTTTATATGTATTTAAATAATGATAAAAAAACTGTAGCATCTATGGATTTATTATTGCCTGATATAGGTGAAATAATAGGAGGTTCACAAAGAGAAAATAGAATAAATATTTTAGATAAAAGATTTAAAGAATTTAAACTTAATAAAAATGATTATTGGTGGTATCGTGATTTAAGAAAATATGGTACTGTTCCTCATTCTGGATTTGGTTTAGGTTTTGAAAGATTAATACTATATATTACTGGTTTAAATAATATTAAAGATGTAATACCATTTTCAAGAACTCCATATAATGCAAAATTTTAA
- the rmuC gene encoding DNA recombination protein RmuC, with translation MSIKILNLYLKYKLYFFLKKNHNNIFKKKGLLVKMFFYKNLIYFYIQFVLIIIIFFYFKRKKYISKKYLVKKKKENKQLEIKLIKKIQQIEFLQIVKIKNKNLNKIISNQLEIILNLKIKVKELKTKLDDTSIFFNKKEKYLINNNHYLNNEFQNLANNILEKSEKRINQYNNQNIKSIISPLHKQIESLQDQLQKNLNQESLERNILTNEIQNLKKLNIHISQEAINLTNALKGNNKIQGIWGELVLDKILESSGLRNGYEYETQKKIKFKNTEKIQPDVIINLPYNKKIIIDSKMTLIAYERYFNANDKKKQKKALNDHILAIRNHLRLLSNKKYQCLFKLKSLDYIIMFIPIESAFSLAINFKPSLLYEALKLNIMLVSPTTLMISLRTIENLWRFDKQNKNSLIIADKATKLYDKIRLFIEDIYILEKSINKLQISYNSATKKLFKGKGNIISQAENFRNLGIDVINKINKDFIKKD, from the coding sequence ATGTCAATAAAAATATTAAATTTATATTTAAAATATAAACTTTATTTTTTTTTAAAAAAAAATCATAATAATATTTTTAAAAAAAAAGGTTTATTAGTTAAAATGTTTTTTTATAAAAATTTAATTTATTTTTATATACAATTTGTATTAATTATTATTATATTTTTTTATTTTAAAAGAAAAAAATATATTTCCAAAAAATATTTAGTTAAAAAAAAAAAAGAAAATAAACAATTGGAAATTAAATTAATAAAAAAAATACAACAAATAGAATTTTTACAAATTGTCAAAATAAAAAATAAAAATTTAAATAAAATAATATCAAATCAATTAGAAATAATTTTAAATTTAAAAATAAAAGTTAAAGAACTTAAAACTAAATTAGACGATACTAGTATTTTTTTTAATAAAAAAGAAAAATATTTAATTAATAATAATCATTATTTAAATAATGAATTTCAAAATTTAGCTAATAATATTTTAGAAAAAAGTGAAAAAAGAATTAACCAATATAATAATCAAAATATAAAAAGCATTATTTCTCCTTTACATAAACAAATAGAATCTTTACAAGATCAATTACAAAAAAATTTAAATCAAGAATCTTTAGAAAGAAATATATTAACTAATGAAATTCAAAATTTAAAAAAATTAAATATACACATTTCTCAAGAAGCTATTAATTTAACTAATGCTTTAAAAGGGAATAACAAAATTCAAGGTATTTGGGGAGAATTAGTACTAGATAAAATTTTAGAATCTTCTGGATTAAGAAATGGATATGAATATGAAACACAAAAAAAAATTAAATTTAAAAATACGGAAAAAATACAACCAGATGTAATAATTAATTTACCTTATAACAAAAAAATAATTATAGATTCTAAAATGACTTTAATAGCATATGAACGTTATTTTAATGCTAATGATAAAAAAAAACAAAAAAAAGCATTAAATGATCATATACTAGCTATTCGTAATCATTTACGTTTATTAAGTAATAAAAAATATCAATGTTTATTTAAACTAAAATCATTAGATTATATAATAATGTTTATTCCTATTGAATCAGCTTTTTCATTAGCAATAAATTTTAAACCTTCTTTATTATATGAAGCTTTAAAACTAAATATTATGTTAGTTAGTCCTACAACATTAATGATTTCTTTAAGAACTATAGAAAATTTATGGCGTTTTGATAAACAAAATAAAAATTCTTTAATTATTGCTGATAAAGCTACAAAATTATATGATAAAATTAGATTATTTATAGAAGATATATATATTTTAGAAAAAAGTATTAATAAATTACAAATTAGTTATAATTCAGCCACTAAAAAATTATTTAAAGGTAAAGGTAATATAATATCTCAAGCAGAAAATTTTCGTAATTTAGGTATAGATGTAATTAATAAAATTAATAAAGATTTTATAAAAAAAGATTAA